In the Patescibacteria group bacterium genome, one interval contains:
- the infA gene encoding translation initiation factor IF-1: MVQETTSKSKEYLELDGEIIELLPATNFEIELENGQTIRAYLSGKMRMHRIRLAVGDKVKVKISPYDLGKGIIVYRY; the protein is encoded by the coding sequence ATGGTACAAGAAACAACTTCTAAATCCAAAGAATATTTAGAGCTAGATGGAGAAATTATTGAACTTTTACCAGCAACCAACTTTGAGATTGAATTAGAAAACGGGCAGACGATTCGAGCTTATTTATCTGGCAAGATGAGAATGCATCGTATTCGTTTGGCAGTTGGCGATAAGGTAAAAGTAAAAATTAGTCCATACGATCTAGGAAAAGGTATTATTGTCTATCGTTATTAA
- the rpmJ gene encoding 50S ribosomal protein L36 — MKVRASVKKICKDCKVIRRQGRVCVVCKNPKHKQRQK, encoded by the coding sequence ATGAAAGTAAGAGCATCAGTTAAAAAAATTTGTAAAGATTGTAAAGTTATTCGACGCCAAGGTCGAGTGTGTGTTGTGTGTAAAAATCCTAAACACAAGCAACGCCAGAAATAG
- a CDS encoding four helix bundle protein produces MENQIRSYKDLIVWKKSMDLVEAIYKLTQNFPQSETYGLVSQMRRCVVSIPSNIAEGCKRGTKKDYRQFLIIAYSSGAELETQIEISKRLNFTETINYIKVDGLLDEIMRMLNTIIGKLSI; encoded by the coding sequence ATGGAAAACCAAATAAGATCTTATAAAGATTTAATTGTTTGGAAAAAATCCATGGATTTAGTTGAGGCTATTTATAAATTAACACAGAATTTTCCACAGTCAGAAACTTATGGTTTAGTTTCTCAAATGAGACGGTGTGTTGTTTCCATCCCTTCAAATATTGCTGAAGGATGTAAACGCGGCACTAAAAAAGATTACAGACAGTTTTTGATTATAGCCTATAGTTCAGGAGCTGAATTAGAAACTCAAATAGAAATTTCAAAAAGATTAAATTTTACAGAAACAATAAATTATATTAAAGTAGATGGTTTGTTGGATGAGATTATGCGTATGTTAAATACAATTATTGGCAAATTAAGTATTTAA
- the rpsM gene encoding 30S ribosomal protein S13: MARIAGINLPQNKRVEIGLTYIFGIGNVTANKILKQTKIDPSTRIKDLNNDEVESLRQLIEKNYRVEGDLRRDIVFNIKRLKEINCYRGERHKRKLPARGQRTKTNSRTVRGNVRRTTVSGRAKAAQKT; the protein is encoded by the coding sequence ATGGCAAGAATCGCAGGTATAAATTTACCACAAAATAAACGAGTTGAAATAGGTTTAACCTATATTTTTGGCATTGGCAATGTGACCGCCAATAAAATTTTAAAACAAACCAAAATTGATCCCAGTACTCGGATTAAAGATTTAAATAATGACGAAGTTGAAAGTTTGAGACAGTTGATAGAAAAAAATTATCGTGTAGAGGGTGATTTAAGACGTGATATAGTTTTTAATATTAAAAGATTAAAAGAAATCAATTGTTATCGTGGCGAGCGACATAAAAGAAAATTACCAGCAAGAGGTCAAAGAACTAAAACTAATAGTCGCACAGTCCGTGGTAATGTTAGAAGAACTACTGTAAGTGGTCGAGCTAAAGCAGCTCAAAAAACCTAA
- the rpsK gene encoding 30S ribosomal protein S11 encodes MEPEYKKLKARKRGSGSYKTKLGKKRKKAHLPVKRGKAYVFATYNNTHITLTDLGGNVIASASAGECGFKGPKKATPYAAGVIVKTAVDKAKQRGFEEASVFVKGVGLGREAAVRSLYANGVNIVAIKDITPVPHNGCRPKKPRRV; translated from the coding sequence ATTGAACCAGAATACAAAAAATTAAAAGCTCGTAAACGTGGTTCGGGTTCTTATAAAACTAAATTAGGTAAAAAACGTAAAAAAGCGCATTTGCCAGTTAAAAGAGGTAAGGCTTATGTTTTCGCAACTTATAACAATACTCATATAACTTTAACTGACTTAGGCGGTAATGTAATTGCCTCGGCTTCAGCTGGAGAATGTGGTTTTAAAGGACCAAAAAAAGCGACACCTTATGCTGCGGGTGTAATAGTTAAGACTGCGGTTGATAAAGCAAAGCAACGAGGCTTTGAAGAGGCGTCAGTATTTGTTAAGGGTGTGGGTTTAGGCCGTGAAGCTGCGGTCCGGAGTTTATATGCTAACGGAGTTAATATAGTTGCTATTAAAGACATCACTCCAGTGCCACATAACGGTTGTCGACCTAAAAAACCGCGACGCGTTTAA
- the rpsD gene encoding 30S ribosomal protein S4 — MARNLDPKCKQCRREGEKLFLKGERCYSSKCAMVKRKYPPGQHGTKRTGRMSQYGIQLRQKQKAKRMYMVLEKQFKNYFLQARKLKGDTGKTLLELLERRLDNVVYRSSLLTSRQAARQAITHGHITVNSKKVDIPSYSVKKGDVVSIKETSKMKSKIEEVLNSNSGSQEIPKWLKVDVKKMTIQIESLPQPEDLPQDVDTLLITEFYSR, encoded by the coding sequence ATGGCCAGAAATTTAGATCCAAAATGTAAACAATGTCGACGCGAAGGCGAAAAACTCTTTTTAAAGGGTGAGCGTTGTTATTCAAGTAAATGTGCAATGGTTAAACGTAAATATCCACCCGGACAACACGGAACTAAAAGAACTGGACGCATGTCGCAGTATGGTATTCAATTACGTCAGAAACAAAAAGCCAAACGCATGTATATGGTTCTGGAAAAACAATTTAAAAATTATTTCTTGCAAGCCCGTAAATTAAAAGGTGATACCGGTAAAACTTTATTAGAATTATTAGAACGTCGCTTAGATAATGTGGTTTATCGTTCATCATTATTAACTTCTCGTCAAGCTGCCCGTCAAGCTATAACACATGGTCATATTACAGTTAATAGTAAAAAAGTTGATATACCATCTTATAGTGTTAAAAAGGGTGATGTGGTTAGTATTAAAGAGACGAGTAAAATGAAAAGTAAGATTGAAGAAGTTTTAAATTCAAATTCTGGCTCTCAGGAAATTCCTAAATGGTTGAAGGTTGATGTTAAAAAAATGACTATTCAAATTGAAAGCTTACCACAGCCAGAGGATCTACCGCAAGATGTTGATACATTATTAATCACTGAGTTTTATTCAAGATAA
- a CDS encoding DNA-directed RNA polymerase subunit alpha, whose protein sequence is MENIPLPSQVTINQDKNDKNQAEIVVEPCYPGYGLTLGNSLRRVLLSSLKGTAIYAVKIKGVAHEFSGIQYVKEDVVDIILNLKQVHLKSFTDEPVELELKVKGKKKVTAGDISKNAQVEIINKDLVIATLTDAKADFDMKIWVDRGLGYILVEEKKDFNAEVGVIGVDAIYTPVLKCGFNVENVRVGDRTDYDKIIFDLETDGTITPENAFNKAAGILVRQFGFILDATQGEDVKEIKIKKENEDVEEAEEVEEKEAEKKTKKIAKEKATNKKTKK, encoded by the coding sequence ATGGAAAATATTCCTTTACCTAGTCAAGTTACTATTAATCAGGACAAAAATGATAAAAATCAAGCTGAAATTGTTGTCGAACCTTGCTATCCTGGTTATGGCTTGACTTTAGGAAATTCTTTACGTCGAGTTTTGTTGTCATCTTTAAAAGGCACAGCTATTTATGCGGTTAAAATTAAAGGCGTAGCTCATGAATTTTCCGGCATTCAATATGTAAAAGAAGACGTGGTAGATATTATTTTAAATTTAAAACAAGTCCATTTAAAATCTTTCACTGACGAACCCGTGGAATTAGAATTAAAAGTTAAAGGTAAAAAGAAAGTTACAGCTGGCGATATTAGTAAGAATGCTCAAGTGGAAATTATCAATAAAGATTTAGTTATTGCGACTTTAACAGACGCTAAAGCTGATTTTGATATGAAAATTTGGGTTGATAGAGGCTTAGGTTATATTCTGGTTGAAGAGAAAAAAGATTTTAATGCTGAGGTTGGCGTGATCGGAGTAGATGCGATTTACACACCAGTTTTAAAATGTGGTTTTAATGTTGAAAATGTGCGTGTCGGTGATCGTACCGATTATGATAAAATAATCTTTGATTTAGAAACTGACGGGACAATTACACCAGAAAACGCTTTTAATAAAGCGGCTGGAATTTTAGTCAGACAATTTGGCTTCATTTTAGATGCTACTCAGGGCGAGGATGTTAAGGAAATTAAAATTAAAAAAGAAAATGAAGACGTTGAAGAAGCTGAAGAAGTCGAAGAAAAAGAAGCCGAAAAGAAAACCAAAAAGATAGCCAAAGAAAAAGCCACTAATAAAAAAACCAAAAAATAA
- the rplQ gene encoding 50S ribosomal protein L17: MRHLKKGRKLDRKKAPREALLKNLAQSLILYEKIETTEAKAKEMRSIVEKMITIGKENNLTTRRHLISLLPTKNAVDKVLEVLGPKYKDRPGGYTRIVKIGPRQGDGAKIVQISLV; this comes from the coding sequence ATGCGTCACTTAAAGAAAGGTAGAAAACTAGATAGAAAAAAAGCGCCTCGTGAAGCTTTATTAAAAAATTTAGCTCAATCTTTGATTTTATATGAAAAAATTGAAACTACAGAGGCCAAAGCTAAAGAAATGCGTTCAATAGTCGAAAAAATGATTACTATTGGTAAAGAAAATAATTTAACCACGCGTCGGCATTTGATAAGTCTTTTACCAACCAAAAACGCTGTTGATAAGGTTTTGGAAGTTTTAGGTCCAAAATACAAAGATCGACCCGGTGGTTATACTCGCATTGTGAAAATTGGGCCACGTCAAGGAGATGGCGCTAAAATAGTACAGATTAGTTTGGTGTAG
- the rplM gene encoding 50S ribosomal protein L13, whose product MERQTIKIDATDQVLGRLATQIVTFLRGKNKPGFRPNVDGGEIVIIENASKIKVTGNKMDKKEYFRYSGYPSGRKSRKMNELSMTQLLTKAVYNMLPKNKLRNSMMKRLTINE is encoded by the coding sequence ATGGAAAGACAAACAATAAAAATTGATGCCACAGACCAAGTTTTAGGTAGACTAGCAACTCAGATTGTGACTTTTTTGCGTGGTAAAAACAAGCCTGGCTTTAGACCTAATGTTGATGGGGGAGAAATAGTTATAATCGAAAATGCGTCTAAAATCAAGGTAACTGGTAATAAGATGGACAAGAAAGAATATTTTCGCTATTCTGGTTATCCCAGCGGACGTAAAAGTCGTAAAATGAATGAATTGTCTATGACTCAATTATTGACCAAGGCGGTTTATAATATGTTACCTAAAAATAAATTACGCAATTCAATGATGAAACGTTTAACCATTAACGAATAG
- the rpsI gene encoding 30S ribosomal protein S9, whose amino-acid sequence MTEKKSVEIKEKKTTTISKSKEKYIGASGGRKTATVQVRLYPQGSGEVVINDKKLKEYFPQPEFQRIVLQSLKMTDEKSSLDLSIKVKGGGVHGQAEAIRHGISRALVKYNEEYRTTLKKNGFLTRDARKKERKKPGLKKARRAPQWKKR is encoded by the coding sequence ATGACCGAGAAAAAAAGTGTTGAAATTAAAGAAAAAAAAACAACCACAATTTCTAAATCCAAAGAAAAATATATTGGTGCCAGCGGCGGACGCAAAACAGCCACTGTTCAGGTGAGATTATATCCACAAGGTAGTGGCGAGGTTGTTATTAACGATAAGAAATTAAAAGAATATTTTCCACAGCCAGAATTTCAAAGAATTGTTTTACAGTCTTTAAAAATGACTGATGAAAAAAGTAGTCTTGATTTATCAATTAAAGTTAAGGGTGGCGGGGTGCACGGTCAGGCTGAAGCAATTCGACATGGTATTAGCCGAGCTTTAGTTAAATATAATGAAGAATATAGAACAACTTTAAAAAAGAATGGATTTTTAACTCGAGATGCACGTAAAAAAGAACGTAAAAAACCTGGCTTGAAAAAAGCTAGACGCGCCCCACAATGGAAGAAACGTTAA
- a CDS encoding CAP domain-containing protein, translating to MINSYREDYKYSPLEISPTLERLAMDYCKKILRTGVINPDSASLDGGLTERIKASGYKGTYQYQVAMQRNDGFSLSYVLSQLFEDSEVLRSSDYQHIGIGYITASQKPPTSLFLVGAVQAKKKIHHKI from the coding sequence ATGATCAATAGCTATCGGGAAGATTACAAATATTCACCTCTAGAAATTAGCCCAACTCTGGAACGGTTGGCTATGGACTATTGCAAGAAAATTCTTCGAACGGGCGTAATTAATCCCGACTCGGCGAGTTTGGATGGCGGGCTGACAGAGAGAATCAAAGCCAGTGGTTATAAGGGCACTTATCAATATCAAGTAGCTATGCAACGGAACGATGGTTTTAGTCTAAGCTACGTCCTGAGTCAATTATTCGAGGATTCCGAAGTACTTAGGAGCTCAGACTATCAGCACATTGGTATTGGTTATATCACTGCTTCACAAAAACCACCTACGTCATTATTTTTGGTGGGAGCGGTTCAAGCCAAAAAAAAGATTCACCACAAGATCTGA
- a CDS encoding CAP domain-containing protein, which translates to MNDFRSSIGAPPLKNNHLLSLAAQNHCQYLFEVEDFSHWGRDGSYPADRIKACGYKAVYSGENLAAVAGGFNSQEVVKGWENSPKHREIMSDRHYEEIGIGYITTDEWGYEDLYGTMVTIYVVTFGARDD; encoded by the coding sequence ATTAACGATTTCAGGTCTTCGATTGGTGCGCCACCGTTAAAAAATAACCATCTCTTATCTTTGGCTGCCCAAAATCACTGTCAGTATTTATTTGAAGTGGAAGATTTTAGCCATTGGGGAAGAGACGGGTCGTATCCGGCTGACAGGATTAAGGCTTGTGGATATAAAGCTGTCTACAGTGGCGAAAATCTTGCCGCTGTTGCTGGCGGATTTAATTCACAAGAGGTCGTTAAAGGATGGGAAAATAGCCCTAAACATCGAGAAATAATGTCGGATCGACATTACGAAGAGATAGGTATTGGCTATATCACCACAGACGAATGGGGATACGAAGATCTTTACGGTACAATGGTGACTATCTATGTGGTGACCTTTGGGGCTCGTGATGATTAG
- a CDS encoding flippase: protein MTSGRITKNTFYLTLAYVIQKVIAFVYFALLARFLGAGDVGKYVFALSFTTIFSVFVDVGLNSVLTREVAKQKDKSNVFLKNVFTFKLIASVLIYGAIVLVINLLGYQTITKQLVYLAGLVMILDSFTLSFYAIFRGHQNLKYEGIGTIIYQIIVMTGGGIAIFLKLPLHVFISVLILASLFNFSFSLILLYKKLNIQLGWQIDKPILKFLLTITIPFAIAGIFIKVYSYMDQVLLSKLAGDTALGFYSVGYKLTFALQFIPAAFGASIFPALAEFYVQAREKLSQTFEKAISYLSVLAFPISVGGFILADKIILEIYGPEYQASILVLQILICAMFFIFINYPLGSILNACDRQKNNTINIGITMVVNIILNLILIPRYTYLGASIAALISHGLLTGLGLYWVGKTIDYNRWHVWKIILKSILASLIMGGVIYCFKSWLWWPFWIPVGGGIYILIIILIGGLKRQDVQSILLSFKK from the coding sequence ATGACATCTGGTCGCATAACTAAAAACACGTTTTATTTGACTTTAGCCTATGTAATCCAAAAGGTGATAGCTTTTGTTTATTTTGCATTATTAGCTCGCTTTTTGGGGGCTGGAGACGTTGGTAAATATGTTTTTGCTTTATCTTTCACAACTATATTTTCAGTTTTTGTGGATGTGGGTTTGAATTCAGTTTTAACTCGGGAAGTAGCTAAACAAAAAGATAAAAGCAATGTTTTTTTAAAAAATGTTTTTACTTTTAAATTAATTGCCTCGGTGCTTATTTATGGAGCGATTGTGTTAGTAATTAATTTATTGGGCTATCAGACAATCACCAAACAATTAGTTTATTTAGCTGGTTTAGTCATGATTCTGGATTCTTTTACTTTAAGTTTTTATGCTATTTTTCGGGGTCATCAAAATTTAAAATATGAAGGTATTGGCACAATTATTTATCAAATAATTGTCATGACTGGTGGTGGAATAGCGATTTTTTTAAAATTACCTTTGCACGTTTTTATTTCTGTTTTAATTTTAGCTAGTTTATTTAACTTTAGTTTTTCTCTAATATTGTTATACAAAAAATTAAATATTCAATTAGGTTGGCAAATCGACAAGCCAATTTTAAAATTTTTGTTAACCATTACAATTCCCTTTGCCATTGCCGGCATTTTTATTAAAGTTTATTCTTATATGGATCAGGTTTTGTTATCAAAATTAGCCGGTGATACTGCCTTGGGTTTTTATAGTGTAGGCTATAAATTAACTTTTGCCTTACAATTTATTCCAGCAGCTTTTGGGGCGTCTATTTTTCCAGCTTTGGCAGAATTTTATGTTCAGGCACGAGAAAAATTGTCACAAACTTTCGAAAAAGCTATTAGCTATTTAAGCGTTTTGGCTTTTCCAATTTCAGTTGGTGGTTTCATTTTAGCTGATAAAATTATTTTAGAAATTTATGGTCCGGAATATCAAGCCTCAATCTTGGTTTTGCAAATTTTGATTTGTGCTATGTTTTTTATTTTTATCAATTATCCACTGGGTTCAATTTTAAACGCTTGTGATCGTCAGAAAAATAATACGATCAATATTGGCATAACTATGGTAGTAAATATTATTTTAAATTTAATTTTAATTCCACGTTATACTTATTTGGGTGCATCTATCGCAGCTTTGATTAGCCATGGTTTACTGACAGGTTTAGGTTTGTATTGGGTGGGTAAGACTATTGATTATAACCGCTGGCATGTTTGGAAGATAATTTTAAAATCGATTTTGGCTAGTTTGATTATGGGTGGAGTGATTTATTGTTTTAAATCTTGGTTATGGTGGCCATTTTGGATTCCGGTGGGTGGTGGAATCTATATTTTAATTATTATTTTAATTGGCGGTTTAAAACGCCAAGATGTACAATCAATTTTACTTTCGTTTAAAAAATAA
- a CDS encoding glycosyltransferase family 4 protein produces the protein MKILIINPNSDGGVCQYTQALCQALEKERASFILLTTQGKNELDYFKNDFIIRRELKSPRAFLFFKLWRYWHNRRCILKMVRREKIDVVHFEWLLSQTMDTGLIKKLQRLNILTVYTAHNILPHEARPGDKRKLKKIYQTVEKIIVHAENNKQDLIDNFNIPANKIDVIFHGNFLNVVKLQSELTFLEARRMLGLEQNNFIILFFGNVRPYRGLDVLIKAMVYLRKYSNIKLVIAGKIHDFEITQDLIDLFKVRESTDFHLNYISLDEVHKYFYAADVVVLPYHKIYQSGAIQLAYSFGRPVISTQTGGVPEVIDEDKSGFVIPVDDSKILAKKILTMYQNLDKTKLMGRYSLELAKQKFDWTDIAKKTIQVYQNNLK, from the coding sequence ATGAAGATTTTAATTATTAATCCCAATTCTGATGGTGGCGTGTGCCAATACACGCAAGCCCTATGCCAGGCTTTAGAAAAAGAGCGAGCCAGTTTTATTTTATTAACTACTCAGGGTAAAAATGAGTTAGATTATTTTAAAAATGATTTTATAATTCGCCGCGAATTGAAATCGCCACGGGCGTTTTTATTTTTTAAATTATGGCGTTATTGGCACAATCGCCGTTGTATTTTAAAAATGGTTCGTCGGGAAAAAATCGATGTAGTACATTTTGAGTGGTTATTGAGTCAAACTATGGATACCGGTTTAATAAAGAAATTACAGCGTTTAAACATTTTAACTGTTTACACGGCGCATAATATTTTACCGCACGAAGCTCGACCGGGAGATAAGCGTAAATTAAAAAAAATTTATCAAACAGTTGAAAAAATAATAGTTCACGCTGAAAATAATAAACAAGATCTAATTGATAATTTTAATATTCCAGCTAACAAAATAGATGTTATTTTCCATGGTAATTTTTTAAATGTGGTTAAATTGCAATCAGAATTAACTTTTCTTGAAGCGCGCCGCATGTTAGGTTTAGAACAAAACAATTTTATAATTTTATTTTTTGGCAACGTGCGACCCTATCGCGGATTAGATGTTTTAATTAAAGCCATGGTATATTTACGCAAATATTCCAATATTAAACTGGTGATTGCCGGTAAAATTCATGATTTTGAAATTACGCAGGATTTGATTGATTTGTTTAAAGTTCGTGAAAGTACAGATTTTCATTTAAATTATATCTCGCTAGATGAAGTGCATAAATATTTTTATGCGGCTGATGTGGTGGTATTACCTTATCATAAAATTTATCAAAGTGGAGCAATTCAATTAGCTTATTCTTTTGGTCGACCGGTAATTAGTACCCAAACTGGTGGTGTGCCAGAAGTTATTGATGAAGATAAAAGTGGTTTTGTTATTCCGGTTGATGATTCTAAAATATTGGCTAAAAAGATTTTAACAATGTATCAGAATTTAGATAAAACCAAATTAATGGGACGCTATAGTTTAGAATTAGCCAAGCAAAAATTTGATTGGACGGACATAGCTAAAAAAACCATTCAAGTTTATCAAAATAATTTAAAATAA
- a CDS encoding glycosyltransferase family A protein translates to MPRLSVIIPTYQDGKLISQTIESILDQNFKDFEIIVVVDGSTDDTLENLKCYKNKIKIFYQTNQGAPAARNRGLREANPNSEFIIFCDSDMILYETAFEKMIQILEQHPDKSYVYSSFRWGSKKFKLHEFDAMKLKQENYIHTSSMIRRCDFSQQGWDESLKRFQDWDLWLTMLEQGKTGKWIDEILFYFSPGKNRISSWLPKFVYKIPWQKIGWAPTLIQKYFQAKKIIQKKHTLDRKS, encoded by the coding sequence ATGCCACGATTGAGTGTTATAATTCCGACCTATCAGGATGGTAAATTAATTTCACAAACCATTGAATCAATTTTAGATCAAAATTTTAAAGATTTTGAAATTATTGTCGTGGTGGATGGTTCGACCGACGATACCTTAGAGAATTTAAAATGTTATAAAAACAAGATCAAGATTTTTTATCAGACCAACCAAGGCGCACCAGCAGCCCGTAATCGAGGGCTAAGAGAAGCTAATCCAAATTCAGAATTTATTATTTTTTGTGATAGCGATATGATATTATATGAAACAGCTTTTGAAAAAATGATCCAAATTTTAGAGCAACATCCCGACAAAAGTTATGTTTATAGTTCGTTCAGGTGGGGAAGTAAAAAATTTAAATTGCATGAATTTGATGCTATGAAATTAAAACAAGAAAATTATATTCACACCAGCTCGATGATCCGTCGTTGTGACTTTTCTCAACAAGGTTGGGACGAAAGTTTAAAAAGATTTCAAGATTGGGATTTGTGGTTAACCATGTTAGAGCAAGGTAAAACCGGTAAATGGATTGATGAGATTTTATTTTATTTTTCTCCAGGCAAAAATCGTATTAGTTCATGGTTGCCCAAATTTGTTTATAAAATACCTTGGCAGAAAATTGGTTGGGCGCCAACTTTAATCCAAAAATATTTTCAAGCCAAAAAAATTATTCAAAAGAAGCATACTCTTGACAGAAAAAGTTAG
- a CDS encoding phosphopantetheine-binding protein, translating into MFVLGIACSRALSAQSNISDKMEEASFREEIAKKLQDEFNIQINPDDIKGISTPRELTKFLINSSN; encoded by the coding sequence ATGTTTGTTCTTGGCATTGCTTGTTCTAGAGCTTTATCGGCTCAAAGCAATATTTCGGACAAAATGGAAGAAGCGTCTTTTAGAGAAGAAATAGCTAAAAAACTTCAAGATGAATTTAACATCCAAATTAATCCTGACGATATAAAAGGTATATCCACTCCAAGAGAGTTAACTAAGTTTTTAATTAACTCCTCAAATTAG
- a CDS encoding glycosyltransferase family 2 protein yields the protein MSQQIDLSIIIVNWNVKDLLIKSLQSILDNTHDINYEIIVVDNASQDGSADTIKEKFPQIKLIVNQQNLGYARANNQGIQQARGEYILLLNPDTLILENALVKCLNYIKINPNIGVLGCRLLNPDGSLQPSVRRFPGLWDQVGILLKLHHIMPNLAVFKRYLANDLDYSRSQSVEQVMGAFFLIPHKIINQVGLLDEIFFIWFEEVDYCQRVKQAGHQVYYFNQAQIIHHFGQSFKQRLSLDKQKIFNQSLSYYFKKHHSKLEYIIINLLRPVSLALAGLSQIFNFKQ from the coding sequence ATGTCTCAACAAATTGATTTATCAATTATTATTGTTAATTGGAATGTTAAGGATTTATTGATCAAATCTTTGCAAAGTATTTTAGATAACACACATGATATTAATTATGAAATTATTGTAGTAGATAATGCTTCGCAAGATGGTAGCGCAGATACGATTAAAGAAAAATTTCCGCAAATAAAGTTGATCGTCAATCAACAAAATTTGGGTTATGCTCGAGCTAATAACCAGGGCATTCAACAGGCCAGGGGAGAGTATATTTTATTATTAAACCCAGATACATTGATTTTGGAAAACGCTTTGGTAAAATGTTTAAATTATATTAAAATTAATCCCAATATCGGAGTTTTAGGTTGTCGATTATTAAATCCTGATGGCTCTTTACAGCCGTCTGTAAGGCGTTTTCCGGGGCTTTGGGATCAAGTTGGTATATTACTCAAATTACATCACATTATGCCAAATTTAGCCGTTTTTAAACGTTATTTAGCAAATGATTTAGATTATAGTCGTAGCCAGTCGGTTGAGCAGGTGATGGGTGCTTTTTTCTTAATTCCACACAAAATTATAAATCAAGTTGGTTTATTAGACGAAATTTTTTTTATCTGGTTTGAGGAAGTAGATTATTGTCAACGAGTTAAGCAAGCTGGCCATCAAGTCTATTATTTTAATCAAGCGCAAATTATTCATCATTTTGGTCAAAGCTTTAAACAAAGATTGAGTTTAGACAAACAAAAAATTTTTAATCAAAGTTTGAGTTATTATTTTAAAAAACACCATTCTAAATTAGAATATATAATTATTAATTTATTGCGACCCGTAAGTTTGGCGTTAGCTGGTTTAAGTCAGATTTTTAATTTTAAACAATGA